In Paenibacillus sp. BIC5C1, a genomic segment contains:
- a CDS encoding methyl-accepting chemotaxis protein, giving the protein MVFAKARERMINMSFRVKLPLMISLLVTLVLAVTAVLSYSVAAVITLDKSKDEIKATSDRIGAGLFTSLTLEEQSTFLITTHRTFQDLLEIRNSEGQNDDVFFSENSELVDKANGILADSLAGMEGNSNIILLDRNGIVVAANDPEALGGERADRAYFQQAVQGQNVISEGVISKSLGTLGTAFAMPIYDENKQVEGVLVSTASTSFFVDQLQNININEEGKVIILDRVGTVMFNSADEKMAGQKLESGEYQSLIDLPSNEQLQQGDVSTEDKVVFYSKIPRSDWTIIVEDKLSDVQKPLGTMAKKMYIVLFSAIAVSVIAGILISLLVTKPITRLTALFRQLADGDLTVQAKGKYSGEFKQLVDSFNTMAAGNQQLISSMNHSISVLKASTTELDLSTQQTSTSIAETTTTAFEISRAMESQANDTEAIVDKFMNVGNKIENVNEMSQSVKLKADEITDAFKSNHEVIDALIAVNEQNEAEVANISKITVQLAESSSGIHQITGTITEIANQTKLLALNASIEAARAGEHGRGFAVVASEIRKLAEQTTAQSEDISRIVMQTIDHVEQNNRSVQAIEAIAEQHKSSVGQTKETFNFVTQNMNEMMDQVQAIASEIESIERDKDDVIGSAQNLSASGEEVSASVEEVTATMEEQSGMTEHLSEMVQTIDGLTKQLAEASSRFKTK; this is encoded by the coding sequence TTGGTATTCGCAAAGGCGAGAGAACGCATGATTAACATGTCGTTCAGAGTCAAATTGCCGCTAATGATTAGTTTACTGGTAACCCTCGTATTGGCGGTAACTGCGGTATTATCTTACTCTGTAGCAGCAGTCATTACCCTCGACAAAAGCAAGGATGAGATTAAAGCAACCTCTGATCGGATTGGTGCGGGCTTGTTCACTTCACTAACGTTGGAAGAACAGTCCACATTTCTAATTACAACACATCGCACATTCCAGGACCTGCTGGAGATTCGAAATAGCGAAGGACAGAATGATGATGTTTTTTTCTCGGAAAATAGTGAACTCGTGGATAAAGCCAACGGGATATTGGCAGATAGCCTCGCAGGGATGGAAGGCAACAGCAATATCATATTGCTGGACCGGAATGGCATCGTCGTTGCAGCGAACGATCCTGAAGCCCTAGGGGGAGAACGTGCAGATCGTGCGTATTTTCAACAGGCGGTTCAAGGCCAGAATGTAATTAGTGAAGGGGTTATCTCCAAGTCACTGGGTACGCTGGGTACCGCTTTTGCAATGCCGATCTACGATGAAAACAAACAAGTGGAGGGCGTACTCGTATCTACCGCATCAACCTCGTTCTTTGTTGACCAGCTTCAGAATATCAACATTAATGAAGAGGGAAAAGTCATTATTCTGGACCGCGTGGGTACAGTGATGTTCAATTCGGCGGATGAGAAGATGGCGGGTCAGAAGCTGGAGTCTGGTGAATATCAGTCACTGATTGATCTGCCTTCTAACGAGCAGCTGCAACAAGGCGATGTTAGCACAGAGGACAAAGTCGTCTTTTATTCCAAAATTCCAAGATCAGATTGGACTATCATTGTTGAAGATAAACTAAGTGATGTGCAGAAGCCATTAGGGACAATGGCGAAAAAGATGTATATCGTCTTGTTCAGCGCGATTGCGGTGTCTGTCATTGCTGGAATACTGATCTCCCTGCTGGTTACCAAACCCATTACAAGACTAACAGCATTGTTTAGACAACTTGCAGACGGGGATCTGACAGTGCAGGCTAAGGGCAAATATAGTGGAGAATTCAAACAACTGGTGGACAGCTTTAACACGATGGCGGCGGGCAACCAACAGCTGATTTCCAGTATGAATCATTCCATAAGCGTACTGAAAGCAAGTACAACCGAACTGGATCTTTCCACCCAGCAGACCTCGACCTCCATTGCCGAAACCACGACAACGGCGTTTGAAATTTCACGAGCCATGGAATCTCAGGCCAATGATACGGAAGCGATCGTGGATAAATTCATGAACGTGGGCAATAAAATTGAGAACGTCAATGAGATGTCACAGTCGGTGAAGCTCAAGGCAGATGAGATCACGGATGCATTCAAGAGCAACCATGAGGTCATTGACGCGTTGATTGCGGTGAACGAACAGAACGAGGCCGAAGTAGCCAACATTTCCAAAATCACAGTACAGCTGGCCGAAAGTTCCTCTGGCATTCACCAAATCACAGGTACGATAACGGAGATTGCAAATCAGACGAAACTGCTTGCACTTAATGCCTCTATTGAAGCCGCTAGGGCAGGCGAGCATGGGCGTGGCTTCGCCGTAGTTGCATCGGAGATCCGCAAACTGGCGGAGCAGACCACAGCCCAATCGGAGGATATCAGCCGGATTGTGATGCAGACGATTGATCATGTCGAGCAGAATAACCGGAGTGTACAAGCCATTGAGGCGATTGCAGAACAGCATAAGAGCAGTGTAGGCCAGACCAAGGAAACGTTCAATTTTGTTACCCAAAATATGAATGAAATGATGGACCAGGTCCAGGCCATTGCCTCTGAGATTGAATCCATTGAACGCGATAAGGATGACGTTATTGGATCTGCTCAGAACTTGTCTGCTTCGGGTGAAGAAGTGTCCGCATCCGTAGAGGAAGTTACCGCGACGATGGAGGAACAGTCAGGCATGACCGAGCATCTGTCAGAGATGGTACAGACCATCGATGGATTGACCAAACAGCTTGCAGAAGCATCATCCCGATTCAAAACAAAGTAA
- a CDS encoding phosphotransferase family protein — MSKESITVQALIEQTINQYVSSDAHILSMESNPIQLGLQAVELLRHHIEFLVNGVQKDISVITKKATFIERSALTRLFSQGANVPFSLTNEPHTEDRSLICIQDVDYQTDYSHLDMDLLQNKELRALAYIHGTNMGLKKEMPWIPTVDRNHIIGMMENRWRPSWNAAIENPAFIAEFGLPIISEIEALASTIVDDLEVLIRDEHMHTMIHNDLNPGNVLVHNNEDVYFIDWEEARYGSLFFDIPLRCSHMRQVDIYREALSSHGYDIPQDQFEKYFSLASRYLGIRYMSWNLGVWEQHSYAKDDLKKYMKMVTQPLFS; from the coding sequence ATGAGTAAGGAATCTATCACAGTACAAGCATTAATAGAGCAAACCATTAATCAGTATGTCTCATCGGATGCTCACATCCTAAGCATGGAAAGTAACCCTATCCAATTGGGACTTCAGGCCGTGGAATTGCTTCGACATCATATTGAATTCCTAGTCAATGGAGTGCAAAAGGACATTTCTGTCATTACGAAGAAAGCCACGTTCATTGAACGCTCTGCATTGACCAGATTATTTTCACAAGGCGCTAATGTGCCCTTTAGTCTAACAAATGAGCCTCATACTGAAGATCGCAGCTTGATCTGCATTCAGGATGTGGACTACCAAACCGATTATAGCCATCTGGATATGGATCTGCTTCAGAATAAAGAATTACGAGCGCTGGCTTACATACATGGAACGAATATGGGGTTAAAAAAAGAAATGCCCTGGATACCCACTGTGGATCGGAATCATATCATCGGCATGATGGAAAATCGTTGGAGACCTTCGTGGAACGCCGCCATAGAAAACCCAGCATTCATTGCGGAATTTGGATTACCAATCATATCGGAAATTGAAGCTCTAGCCAGTACCATCGTAGATGATCTTGAAGTTCTGATCAGAGATGAACATATGCATACGATGATCCATAATGATCTGAATCCCGGAAACGTACTGGTACATAACAATGAGGATGTCTATTTTATTGATTGGGAGGAAGCAAGGTACGGCTCCTTATTCTTCGATATTCCTCTACGCTGTAGCCATATGAGACAAGTAGACATCTATCGGGAGGCCCTAAGTTCCCACGGATACGATATTCCACAAGATCAATTCGAAAAGTATTTCTCCCTGGCATCCCGATACCTTGGCATCCGCTATATGAGTTGGAACCTTGGGGTATGGGAACAACACTCATATGCAAAAGACGACTTAAAAAAGTATATGAAGATGGTAACTCAACCTTTGTTCTCCTAA
- a CDS encoding amidohydrolase family protein produces MPIIDIHIHLSDIDSFHRTAIDLSKVDYSAAGLKAEFDKNDVILGIGMGVTEQTKGAFPDSSSPNPMGLDLEETVPSFLMECVGINPNHLGGENAQDELDRIEARLQAPEVAGIKLYAGYYHHYVYDKIYTPVYELAAKYNVPVVIHTGDTYSMNGLLKYAHPLTVDELAFQQRGVNFMICHLGDPWVMDAAEVVAKNPNVYADLSGLVVGDRPHFERFMNEPLFMDHFRRALVYSDHYEKMLFGTDWPLAPIDLYAEFVRRLVPEQHHEKVFYENAFGLFPRIKQRITDLG; encoded by the coding sequence ATGCCGATTATTGATATTCACATTCATCTGTCGGACATCGACAGCTTTCATCGAACGGCAATAGATTTATCGAAAGTGGATTATTCTGCCGCTGGCCTCAAGGCGGAGTTTGATAAGAACGACGTGATTCTTGGCATCGGAATGGGGGTTACGGAGCAGACAAAGGGAGCATTCCCGGATTCCAGCTCTCCCAACCCGATGGGACTTGATTTGGAAGAAACGGTTCCTTCATTCCTCATGGAATGCGTCGGCATTAATCCAAACCACCTAGGTGGTGAAAACGCTCAGGACGAGCTGGACCGGATTGAAGCACGATTGCAAGCTCCTGAGGTAGCCGGAATTAAACTATATGCGGGGTACTATCATCACTACGTGTATGACAAAATCTACACACCGGTCTATGAACTCGCAGCAAAGTATAACGTGCCGGTGGTCATTCATACGGGGGATACATACTCGATGAATGGATTGCTCAAATATGCACATCCGCTGACCGTGGACGAATTAGCTTTTCAACAGCGCGGTGTGAATTTTATGATCTGTCATTTGGGTGATCCTTGGGTGATGGATGCCGCTGAAGTCGTGGCGAAGAATCCGAACGTTTACGCAGATCTGTCCGGCCTCGTTGTCGGTGATCGGCCCCATTTTGAACGATTTATGAACGAGCCCTTATTCATGGATCATTTCCGCCGGGCGCTGGTGTATTCGGATCATTACGAGAAAATGCTGTTCGGAACCGACTGGCCGCTTGCGCCGATCGATCTGTATGCAGAATTCGTCCGCCGACTTGTGCCGGAGCAGCATCATGAGAAGGTATTCTATGAGAATGCTTTTGGTTTATTTCCGCGCATTAAACAGCGAATTACAGATCTGGGTTAA
- a CDS encoding GNAT family N-acetyltransferase: MTVTSIMEQIRIIEYDPSYAAAVADMWNRSNESWGGGTNQRTEDTVRREMENSSNLHVFLAVHEKEVVGFCSFAHYRYDENALYVPLLNVRPDYHGYKVGRNLILNAVRKTVEAGWPRLDLFTWAGNTKAVPMYKKCGFFWEKKDDNVHLMNFIPTILQTEALAPYFEELDWYADSTRELVIEPDGRRERGFDFFDYSWQKGDISLRAEFEKSGRGLTALETPDYEISTEIDDHDLVFGSAYKVRYRITNRSASELKFEIKGQDNKNIRFALDDARAVAPGETVIVEGEFYLDPVQEEQSQNKTHPVVASTWLIGGRKAEFRMGVAPKFPAKIDTALPVKELYTGIPAELYLNVENNFDSEAVFTFDLPEEEFLEWAERSVSFTVPAKGKASVPVAFTLRSYGLYSREVMVTAVPTDRQAVTYTTKLSVLMKGTEGRYGGENGDQWIAVNGAFSLHMNKQDNIMWIEYPGSRHSFWWTYPKLGKPYAEELSKKQAREVNIYPEGERQIFEAVYDSEDFPGLHIKSVVKLSSNGIAEFHHEIENTRGTAWEEDIFLMNNFGFYGNGLILPYQGRFVDMSDDYAGDPNHWDSAQITENWLFCKEEYGACGIYWDPSLKLIRPEYTLGLQHEIGRLEAGAVGRTKETVFALNTFAKWSDFRAFARKQHNPIIPFLDSHLDLTLSGGDPFTPEALKVELTERKLVSLAGKLELYVQQGGEPEYLATTTEFNSEQQLDMAKVEFIPEKTNLHEAHKGGWKVRGVYRGEDRIQERTALWFPQNGTDVERVSEEGPTGTLYTVNNGVLSIAVAPNFGSVVHSLKYLGEEWLDSSYPEPAPRSWWNPWYGGLGVGIPGMNGFSRQAEQRNASWTEHKDQSGNVWKGIKLTTRIEKHEANRGITINQHYLMLPGVPVLCTLIEMTNESGLLLTNYSLAEERFIQPSPVFTEGWIEQPGKDRFPLGKVDVGLPLENLLRVGSVSRKNMLHAVNRYPNQSAWAFANNQVTGLNVNHHLTLSNGETAWTEPTYLILGEIPLNPEDVRGLLQLNFATSKGEKEA; the protein is encoded by the coding sequence ATGACAGTAACTTCGATTATGGAACAAATCCGCATTATCGAATACGATCCCTCCTACGCTGCCGCAGTCGCTGATATGTGGAACCGCAGCAATGAAAGTTGGGGAGGTGGAACCAACCAGAGAACAGAGGATACCGTTCGCCGGGAGATGGAGAATTCGTCCAATCTTCATGTATTTCTTGCCGTTCATGAGAAAGAGGTTGTTGGCTTCTGTAGTTTTGCCCACTACCGCTATGACGAGAATGCCCTGTATGTACCGCTGTTGAATGTGCGCCCCGATTATCACGGCTACAAAGTCGGACGCAATCTGATTCTGAACGCTGTTCGCAAGACCGTGGAAGCGGGATGGCCACGCCTGGATCTGTTCACGTGGGCAGGTAACACCAAGGCTGTACCAATGTACAAAAAATGCGGGTTCTTCTGGGAGAAAAAGGATGATAATGTGCATCTGATGAACTTCATCCCGACCATTTTGCAGACGGAAGCACTTGCTCCCTATTTTGAGGAGCTGGACTGGTACGCAGACAGCACTCGCGAACTCGTCATTGAACCGGATGGCCGTCGGGAGCGTGGTTTCGATTTCTTTGATTATTCCTGGCAAAAGGGAGATATCTCCTTGCGAGCCGAATTCGAGAAGTCTGGTCGCGGGCTGACAGCTCTTGAAACACCGGATTACGAAATTTCCACAGAGATCGACGATCATGACCTCGTATTTGGTTCCGCATACAAGGTTCGCTACCGGATCACGAACCGCTCAGCATCCGAGCTGAAGTTCGAGATCAAGGGCCAGGACAACAAAAATATCCGTTTTGCCCTGGACGATGCAAGAGCGGTTGCTCCGGGAGAAACGGTAATCGTGGAGGGCGAATTCTACCTTGATCCGGTTCAGGAGGAGCAAAGTCAGAATAAGACCCATCCCGTTGTCGCGAGCACATGGCTGATCGGTGGCAGAAAAGCCGAGTTTCGTATGGGTGTTGCCCCGAAATTTCCGGCCAAGATCGACACGGCGTTGCCCGTAAAAGAGCTCTATACAGGCATTCCTGCTGAGCTATACCTGAACGTGGAGAATAATTTTGATTCCGAAGCAGTGTTCACTTTTGACTTGCCAGAAGAAGAATTCCTGGAGTGGGCAGAACGTTCGGTGAGCTTTACGGTCCCTGCAAAAGGCAAAGCATCTGTACCCGTAGCCTTCACTTTGCGTTCGTATGGTCTCTATTCGCGAGAAGTAATGGTAACGGCTGTTCCGACGGATAGACAGGCGGTTACTTATACAACCAAGCTGTCTGTGTTAATGAAGGGGACAGAAGGACGTTATGGCGGGGAGAACGGAGACCAGTGGATAGCTGTAAACGGCGCATTCTCTCTCCATATGAACAAGCAGGATAATATTATGTGGATTGAATACCCTGGGTCACGGCACTCATTCTGGTGGACCTATCCGAAGCTGGGCAAGCCGTACGCAGAAGAGCTGTCCAAGAAACAAGCCAGAGAAGTAAACATCTATCCGGAGGGAGAGCGGCAGATTTTCGAGGCCGTTTATGACTCGGAGGATTTCCCTGGCTTACACATCAAGTCTGTCGTCAAGCTGTCTTCAAACGGAATTGCCGAATTCCATCATGAGATTGAAAATACACGAGGCACAGCATGGGAAGAGGATATATTCCTCATGAACAATTTTGGATTTTACGGAAACGGATTAATCCTTCCTTATCAGGGCCGATTCGTAGATATGAGTGATGATTATGCAGGTGATCCGAACCACTGGGATAGTGCACAGATTACGGAGAACTGGCTGTTCTGCAAGGAGGAGTATGGTGCGTGCGGCATCTATTGGGATCCTTCCCTCAAGCTGATTCGGCCGGAATACACGCTCGGATTGCAGCATGAGATCGGACGCCTGGAGGCAGGGGCTGTGGGACGAACCAAGGAAACCGTGTTTGCCCTAAACACCTTTGCCAAATGGTCGGATTTCCGTGCGTTTGCCCGGAAGCAGCATAATCCGATTATCCCGTTCCTGGATAGTCACCTTGATTTGACACTGAGTGGTGGTGATCCATTTACTCCGGAAGCGCTAAAGGTGGAGTTGACCGAACGTAAGCTGGTTTCGCTCGCTGGCAAGCTGGAACTATATGTTCAGCAGGGTGGCGAACCGGAGTACTTGGCAACGACTACGGAATTCAATTCGGAACAGCAGTTGGATATGGCAAAGGTGGAGTTCATCCCTGAGAAAACGAATCTTCATGAAGCGCACAAAGGTGGATGGAAGGTCCGTGGGGTATACCGTGGGGAGGATCGAATTCAGGAGCGAACAGCCCTCTGGTTTCCTCAGAACGGAACAGATGTTGAGCGTGTGAGCGAAGAAGGTCCAACGGGGACTTTGTATACCGTGAACAATGGTGTATTATCTATTGCTGTGGCTCCGAACTTCGGAAGCGTTGTACACTCTCTGAAATATCTGGGGGAAGAATGGCTGGATAGCTCGTATCCTGAACCAGCACCACGTTCGTGGTGGAATCCGTGGTACGGCGGACTGGGTGTGGGCATTCCGGGCATGAACGGCTTCAGCCGCCAAGCGGAACAGAGAAACGCTTCATGGACAGAGCACAAGGATCAATCCGGCAACGTCTGGAAGGGAATCAAGCTGACCACCCGAATTGAAAAACATGAAGCCAATCGGGGTATAACTATTAATCAGCACTATCTGATGCTGCCAGGCGTTCCCGTGCTCTGTACGTTGATTGAAATGACAAACGAAAGCGGCCTGCTGCTGACAAATTACTCTCTTGCAGAGGAGCGTTTTATTCAGCCTTCACCTGTGTTTACGGAAGGTTGGATAGAGCAACCAGGTAAAGATCGATTCCCTCTAGGCAAGGTGGATGTTGGCCTGCCACTCGAAAATCTTTTGCGAGTAGGATCGGTTTCGCGTAAAAATATGCTGCATGCGGTGAACCGTTACCCGAATCAGAGTGCTTGGGCATTTGCCAACAACCAGGTGACGGGTCTTAATGTGAATCATCATCTGACACTGTCGAATGGGGAAACGGCCTGGACAGAGCCGACCTATCTGATCTTGGGAGAAATCCCTCTGAATCCGGAGGATGTACGAGGCCTTCTGCAGCTAAACTTTGCAACTTCAAAAGGTGAAAAGGAGGCTTAA
- a CDS encoding type II toxin-antitoxin system PemK/MazF family toxin, protein MIIPKRGDLIWLDFDPQVGHEQAGRRPAIVLSELEFNEITGFAVVCPITSQAKDYPFEVTLPEDLPFSGVVLTDQLKSLDVRQRRIQIAGHAEPTSEFMKSVLRNVRSILA, encoded by the coding sequence TTGATTATTCCCAAGCGAGGCGATCTGATATGGCTTGACTTTGATCCTCAAGTGGGTCATGAGCAAGCCGGGAGACGACCGGCTATTGTTCTATCGGAACTTGAATTCAATGAAATAACGGGTTTTGCCGTTGTATGTCCCATAACGAGCCAAGCCAAGGATTATCCTTTTGAAGTTACACTACCAGAAGACCTGCCATTTTCAGGTGTTGTTTTGACGGATCAGTTGAAGAGTCTTGATGTGCGGCAACGACGTATCCAAATTGCGGGGCATGCCGAACCAACCTCTGAATTTATGAAATCAGTTCTACGCAATGTCCGTTCTATATTGGCATAA
- a CDS encoding AbrB/MazE/SpoVT family DNA-binding domain-containing protein produces the protein MEHQSNERRGIAMTTATLSKWGNSSAIRIPNQLLKRLNLEEGSEIEILVTEDNELLLRPKTKPVESNEELRNHLKTLLSKVKQDTRHEEIDFGTEGNELL, from the coding sequence TTGGAGCATCAATCAAACGAAAGGCGTGGGATTGCCATGACTACAGCCACACTTAGCAAATGGGGAAATAGCAGTGCAATTCGCATTCCTAACCAATTGCTTAAGCGTCTTAATCTGGAAGAAGGCTCGGAAATTGAGATTTTGGTGACAGAAGATAATGAATTGTTGTTGCGTCCAAAAACCAAGCCTGTAGAGTCCAATGAGGAACTACGTAACCATCTAAAGACTTTGCTCTCTAAAGTGAAACAGGATACAAGACATGAAGAAATAGACTTTGGCACTGAAGGGAACGAGTTACTTTGA
- the rarD gene encoding EamA family transporter RarD, producing MNNGLVNAIIAYIMWGVLPLYWKLFSEVPAGEILSHRVVWSFVFMGILVAAQRRWGDIKRIATNRSLLLSLTASGMLIAVNWLIFIWAVNNGHVVETSLGYYLNPLLNVLLAVAFLREKPNRGQWLAIAIAGAAVLIIAIDYGRFPWVAISLAASFGLYGLAKKKIKQDASIGLFSETAVVLPVALGYWIYLAVVGKTTAWTLPAPTFIELLLSGVVTALPLLFFARAAARMSLSTLGFVQYIGPTIMLLLSIFVFKESVSPVLLVGFALIWTALVVYATASIRGAKLAKAS from the coding sequence ATGAATAACGGGTTAGTCAACGCTATTATTGCGTATATCATGTGGGGGGTTCTCCCGCTTTATTGGAAGTTGTTTAGCGAAGTTCCGGCAGGTGAGATTTTGTCGCATCGGGTTGTATGGTCGTTTGTTTTTATGGGTATTCTGGTCGCCGCCCAGCGTCGCTGGGGTGATATAAAGCGGATTGCAACTAACCGCTCGCTCCTGCTGTCGCTCACCGCCAGCGGAATGCTGATCGCGGTTAATTGGCTCATCTTCATCTGGGCGGTCAACAACGGCCATGTCGTAGAGACAAGCCTTGGCTATTATTTGAATCCGTTGCTGAACGTGCTGTTAGCGGTCGCCTTCCTTCGTGAGAAGCCAAACCGCGGCCAATGGCTTGCAATTGCCATCGCTGGCGCAGCGGTGCTTATCATCGCGATTGACTATGGACGGTTTCCGTGGGTTGCGATCTCGCTGGCTGCGTCATTTGGTTTGTACGGCCTGGCGAAGAAGAAGATCAAGCAAGACGCTTCTATAGGTTTATTCTCGGAGACGGCTGTAGTCCTGCCTGTCGCGCTCGGCTACTGGATCTATTTGGCCGTCGTGGGGAAAACGACGGCATGGACGCTGCCTGCACCGACGTTCATTGAATTGCTTCTTTCCGGCGTGGTCACGGCGCTACCGCTGCTCTTTTTTGCGCGAGCAGCCGCCCGGATGTCGCTGTCAACGCTCGGCTTCGTTCAATACATCGGGCCGACGATCATGCTTTTGCTGAGCATATTCGTATTCAAGGAATCGGTTTCGCCGGTTCTACTCGTAGGCTTTGCTCTCATCTGGACAGCGCTCGTCGTATACGCTACAGCATCGATTCGCGGCGCGAAACTCGCGAAGGCGAGTTGA